From Rhodovastum atsumiense, a single genomic window includes:
- the tilS gene encoding tRNA lysidine(34) synthetase TilS, with protein sequence MTPIAAPEFAALMAPLGPFEPAPLLAVAVSGGADSLALALLARDWARARGGMVTGLVVDHALRPESGAEAALTLQRLAGLGIAARLIVLQGLAHGPALAARARAARHAALTEAAAGLGIVHLLMGHHAGDQAETVAMRRLAGSGPAGLAGMAALVEGRSLRLLRPLLPVPPGRLRATLRAAGLDWVEDPSNRNPAALRARLRLARGDADGAGVLTRAAGEAAAARGAARAAVDHEVAAELAARVRLHPGGYAMVAPGPLSPPALGALLRVIAGAAHAPPPAQVAALAVALRPATLAGVRVMPAGRLGPGWLLLREAAAMAAPVLARPGAVWDGRFRLADGAALPEAAWFGAVGDDAARLRHLKAAQHLPAALLRTLPALRLHGELFVVPHLGYAGPVSCHLTIILHAVESPIAGAPFLPSAGLCPKGVQARVGM encoded by the coding sequence ATGACCCCGATCGCAGCCCCCGAGTTCGCGGCGCTGATGGCGCCGCTGGGGCCGTTCGAGCCGGCGCCGCTTCTGGCGGTCGCGGTCTCGGGCGGGGCCGACAGCCTCGCGCTGGCGCTGCTGGCGCGCGACTGGGCGCGGGCGCGCGGCGGCATGGTGACCGGACTGGTGGTGGATCACGCGTTGCGCCCGGAATCCGGGGCCGAGGCGGCGCTGACGCTGCAGCGGCTGGCCGGACTCGGCATCGCGGCGCGGCTGATCGTGCTGCAGGGGTTGGCGCATGGCCCCGCTTTGGCGGCACGGGCGCGGGCGGCGCGGCATGCGGCGCTGACCGAGGCCGCGGCGGGGCTCGGCATCGTGCACCTGCTCATGGGGCATCACGCCGGCGACCAGGCCGAGACGGTGGCGATGCGGCGCCTGGCCGGCAGCGGCCCGGCGGGACTGGCCGGCATGGCCGCGCTGGTCGAGGGACGATCGCTGCGCCTGCTGCGCCCCTTGCTGCCGGTGCCGCCGGGCCGGTTGCGCGCCACGCTGCGCGCGGCCGGGCTCGACTGGGTGGAAGACCCGTCCAACCGCAACCCGGCGGCTCTGCGCGCGCGGCTGCGTCTGGCGCGGGGCGATGCGGACGGGGCAGGGGTGCTGACCCGCGCGGCCGGGGAGGCGGCGGCGGCGCGCGGCGCGGCGCGGGCGGCGGTGGACCATGAGGTCGCGGCCGAGCTGGCGGCACGAGTACGCCTGCATCCGGGGGGCTATGCAATGGTGGCGCCGGGGCCGTTATCGCCACCGGCGCTGGGGGCGTTGCTGCGCGTCATCGCCGGCGCCGCCCATGCCCCGCCGCCGGCGCAGGTGGCTGCCCTGGCCGTTGCGCTGCGGCCGGCGACGCTGGCGGGGGTGCGGGTGATGCCGGCCGGTCGGCTCGGCCCGGGCTGGCTGCTGCTGCGGGAGGCCGCCGCGATGGCCGCCCCGGTGCTGGCGCGGCCGGGGGCGGTGTGGGACGGTCGGTTCCGCCTCGCGGACGGGGCGGCGCTGCCAGAGGCTGCCTGGTTCGGGGCGGTGGGTGACGATGCCGCAAGGCTGCGGCACCTGAAGGCGGCCCAGCATCTGCCGGCGGCGTTGCTGCGCACGCTACCGGCGCTGCGGCTTCACGGAGAACTGTTCGTCGTGCCGCATCTTGGCTATGCTGGCCCGGTGTCTTGCCACTTAACGATAATTCTTCACGCGGTCGAGTCACCTATTGCCGGTGCACCCTTTCTGCCGTCGGCGGGGTTGTGCCCGAAGGGTGTCCAGGCCAGGGTGGGGATGTGA
- a CDS encoding tetratricopeptide repeat protein — MKHVLAAVLLVAFALVASVPAYAQFDSREAIGLNNQIAELRRDLQMLREQVARGGGGGGAAAAPSSLGSRGSLPPSGASSDLLAQLLDRVSNLEDEVRRLRGRVDEGDNARQRMGEDLSKQIGDLAFRVDGMSSGGASRPGAPAAPAAPAAASPAAPAPAATATPRRTPELVLQEGNAALARRDYATAEQAAREVLSGPRTPRSIDANFLLAQSLAGRRDWAKAAVAYDDTYNRSRTGSRAQDSLLGLATALSNLGEKRAACETLGKLTSEFPSPRPEVRKGISDTRQSAGCR, encoded by the coding sequence ATGAAGCACGTCCTTGCTGCCGTCCTGCTTGTCGCGTTCGCCCTGGTCGCGAGCGTGCCGGCGTATGCGCAGTTCGACAGCCGCGAGGCGATCGGGCTGAACAACCAGATTGCCGAACTCCGGCGCGACCTGCAGATGCTGCGGGAGCAGGTGGCGCGTGGCGGTGGCGGTGGTGGGGCCGCGGCGGCGCCGTCTTCGCTCGGCAGCCGCGGCAGCTTGCCGCCCTCCGGCGCCAGTTCGGATCTGCTGGCGCAACTGCTCGATCGGGTCAGCAACCTCGAGGACGAGGTGCGGCGCCTGCGGGGCCGCGTCGACGAAGGCGACAACGCGCGCCAGCGGATGGGCGAGGACCTGTCCAAGCAGATCGGCGATCTCGCGTTCCGCGTCGACGGCATGAGCTCGGGCGGGGCGTCGCGACCGGGTGCGCCGGCCGCCCCCGCCGCCCCGGCGGCCGCGTCGCCGGCCGCGCCTGCGCCCGCCGCGACCGCCACGCCACGCCGCACCCCCGAGCTGGTGCTGCAGGAAGGCAATGCCGCCCTGGCCCGGCGCGACTACGCGACGGCCGAGCAGGCCGCGCGCGAGGTGCTGTCGGGGCCGCGCACGCCGCGCAGCATCGATGCCAATTTCCTGCTGGCGCAGTCGCTGGCGGGACGGCGCGACTGGGCCAAGGCCGCGGTCGCCTATGATGACACTTACAATCGCAGTCGTACCGGCTCGCGCGCCCAGGACAGCCTGCTGGGCCTGGCCACAGCCTTGAGCAATCTCGGCGAAAAGCGCGCCGCCTGCGAGACACTGGGCAAGCTGACCTCGGAGTTTCCCTCGCCGCGGCCGGAGGTGCGCAAGGGAATCAGCGACACCCGGCAAAGCGCGGGCTGCCGCTAG
- the pal gene encoding peptidoglycan-associated lipoprotein Pal, translated as MNIKMLGAFAAVALVAACANTDQGATAGSGAQVTTAGPVPGSQEDLVKNVGDRVFYAFDKSSLQAEARSTLDRQAAWLQQYGQNNVQVAGNCDERGTEEYNIALGQRRANAARDYLVAKGVSAARITTISYGKDRPVALGSNEQAWAQNRNAITSVR; from the coding sequence ATGAACATCAAGATGCTGGGCGCCTTCGCCGCCGTCGCTCTCGTTGCGGCCTGCGCGAACACGGACCAGGGCGCAACTGCCGGGTCCGGCGCGCAAGTCACCACGGCGGGCCCGGTTCCGGGCAGCCAGGAGGATCTGGTGAAGAACGTGGGGGACCGCGTCTTCTACGCTTTCGACAAGTCCTCGCTGCAGGCCGAGGCCCGCTCCACTCTGGACCGTCAGGCCGCCTGGCTGCAGCAATACGGCCAGAACAACGTGCAAGTCGCCGGCAACTGCGACGAGCGCGGCACCGAGGAATACAACATCGCGCTCGGCCAGCGCCGCGCCAACGCCGCGCGTGACTACCTGGTGGCCAAGGGCGTGTCCGCGGCCCGCATCACCACGATCAGCTACGGCAAGGATCGTCCGGTGGCGCTGGGCTCGAACGAGCAGGCCTGGGCGCAGAACCGCAACGCCATCACCTCGGTGCGCTGA
- the tolB gene encoding Tol-Pal system beta propeller repeat protein TolB — protein MTDDLKPSRRVLIAGTAATLFAPAIAARRSWAQDAAPGSAVIDVNRARTDPIPIAIPPLVAGGGDTARLGQDIAGVISNNLGRSGLFRPIDPAAFIKAQGGGDVPNFQNWKAIGAQALVTGRVESQGGDKVRVEFRLWDVLPGQQIQGTAYTTTLSNWRRIAHIISDVIYERLLGEKGYFDTRIVYIAGSGPRDRRVKRLAIMDQDGENNRFLTDGGFMALTPRFHPTRDEIAFMSYLNNRPRVYLFDLGSGRQRLLGNFDGITLSPRFSPDGGSVVMAQTTSTGGSAIIQVPVGGGGGRRLTDGSAIDVSPCFSPDGSQIVFNSDRGGDQQLYVMSAGGGGARRISYGQGRYATPVWSPRGDLIAFTRFGGSGFAIGVMRPDGSGERILSESYFCEGPTFAPNGRVIMFWRESPARDARGSGFSARLYSIDITGFNERAVTTPTDASDPAWSPLGA, from the coding sequence ATGACGGATGACCTGAAGCCTTCCCGCCGCGTCCTCATCGCCGGCACGGCGGCGACGCTGTTTGCCCCGGCCATCGCCGCGCGACGGTCCTGGGCGCAGGATGCCGCACCCGGCAGTGCGGTGATCGACGTCAACCGTGCGCGGACCGACCCGATTCCGATCGCCATCCCCCCGCTCGTGGCGGGCGGCGGCGACACGGCGCGGCTCGGCCAGGACATCGCCGGCGTCATTTCCAACAATCTCGGCCGCTCCGGGCTGTTCCGGCCGATCGACCCGGCCGCCTTCATCAAGGCGCAGGGCGGCGGCGACGTGCCGAACTTCCAGAACTGGAAGGCGATCGGCGCGCAGGCGCTGGTGACCGGACGGGTGGAAAGCCAGGGCGGCGACAAGGTCCGGGTGGAATTCCGCCTGTGGGACGTGCTGCCCGGCCAGCAGATCCAGGGCACCGCCTATACCACCACGCTGTCGAACTGGCGGCGCATCGCCCATATCATCAGCGACGTGATCTACGAGCGCCTGCTGGGCGAGAAGGGCTATTTCGACACGCGCATCGTCTACATCGCCGGCAGCGGGCCGCGCGACCGGCGCGTCAAGCGGCTGGCGATCATGGACCAGGACGGCGAGAACAACCGCTTCCTGACCGATGGCGGCTTCATGGCGCTGACGCCGCGATTCCATCCGACGCGCGATGAAATCGCCTTCATGAGCTACCTGAACAACCGGCCGCGGGTCTACCTGTTCGATCTCGGCTCCGGCCGGCAGCGTCTTCTCGGCAATTTCGACGGCATCACCCTCTCGCCGCGGTTCTCGCCGGATGGCGGCAGCGTCGTCATGGCGCAGACCACCAGCACCGGTGGCTCGGCGATCATCCAGGTGCCGGTGGGCGGCGGCGGCGGGCGGCGGCTGACCGATGGCAGCGCCATCGACGTCTCGCCCTGCTTCAGCCCGGACGGCTCGCAGATCGTGTTCAACTCCGACCGCGGTGGCGATCAGCAGCTCTATGTCATGAGCGCGGGCGGGGGGGGCGCGCGGCGCATCAGCTATGGCCAGGGCCGCTACGCGACGCCGGTCTGGTCGCCACGCGGCGACCTGATCGCCTTCACCCGCTTCGGCGGCAGCGGTTTCGCGATCGGGGTGATGCGGCCGGACGGATCGGGGGAACGGATTCTCTCCGAGAGCTATTTCTGCGAAGGGCCGACCTTCGCCCCGAATGGCCGCGTCATCATGTTCTGGCGCGAATCGCCGGCGCGCGACGCCCGTGGCTCCGGCTTCTCGGCGCGGCTCTATTCGATCGACATCACCGGCTTCAATGAACGGGCGGTGACGACACCGACGGATGCATCCGATCCGGCCTGGTCACCGCTGGGCGCTTAA
- the tolR gene encoding protein TolR — protein sequence MAASLQGPGRGRGRYRPLAEINVTPLVDVMLVLLIIFMVTAPLMSSSVNVDLPKVNATPINQDNEPLQVSVNAQGQVFLMDSQVELSELVAKLQAIAQDQKDRRIFVRGDRGNTYGRMMEVMGTIIQGGFTKVSLLTEQVSGKAASSAPGAAPAVTAPAPASAPAPVGAAPRRQGRG from the coding sequence ATGGCCGCATCCCTGCAGGGTCCCGGACGGGGCCGCGGCCGCTACCGGCCGCTCGCCGAGATCAACGTGACCCCGCTGGTCGACGTCATGCTGGTGCTGCTGATCATCTTCATGGTGACGGCGCCGCTGATGAGCAGCTCGGTCAATGTCGACCTGCCCAAGGTCAACGCCACCCCGATCAACCAGGACAACGAGCCGCTGCAGGTTTCAGTGAATGCGCAGGGCCAGGTGTTCCTGATGGATTCGCAGGTGGAACTGTCTGAACTGGTGGCCAAGCTGCAGGCGATCGCCCAGGACCAGAAGGACCGGCGCATCTTCGTGCGCGGCGACCGCGGCAACACCTATGGCCGGATGATGGAGGTGATGGGCACCATCATCCAGGGCGGCTTCACCAAGGTCTCGCTGCTGACCGAGCAGGTTTCCGGCAAGGCCGCTTCCTCGGCGCCGGGCGCGGCACCTGCCGTTACCGCGCCGGCCCCGGCCAGTGCGCCGGCCCCGGTGGGCGCGGCGCCACGCCGGCAGGGCCGCGGCTGA
- the tolQ gene encoding protein TolQ produces MAELDRAVDAVNIGTAAGDLSILSLFLQADIVVKLVMILLVLASVWVWAIVFEKITTLRRVNKAADSFEDRFWSGGSLDELFEDEGAKPTHPMATVFGAAMAEWRRSARVAGADVARSGVRDRVERAMNVAIQREMERMERWMIFLASVGSTAPFVGLFGTVWGIMHSFSAIAAMHNTNLAVVAPGIAEALFATAIGLVAAIPAVLAYNKISTDLARFAARLEQFATEFGAILSRQSEERA; encoded by the coding sequence ATGGCGGAATTGGACCGGGCGGTTGACGCGGTGAACATCGGAACGGCGGCCGGCGACCTGTCGATCCTGAGCCTGTTCTTGCAGGCCGACATTGTCGTCAAGCTGGTGATGATCCTGCTGGTGCTGGCCAGCGTGTGGGTCTGGGCGATCGTGTTCGAGAAGATCACCACCCTGCGTCGGGTCAACAAGGCGGCCGACAGCTTCGAGGACCGGTTCTGGTCCGGCGGCAGCCTCGACGAGCTGTTCGAGGACGAGGGCGCCAAGCCCACCCATCCGATGGCGACCGTCTTTGGCGCCGCGATGGCGGAATGGCGCCGTTCGGCCCGCGTGGCCGGCGCCGACGTCGCCCGCAGCGGCGTGCGCGACCGGGTGGAGCGGGCGATGAACGTCGCCATCCAGCGCGAGATGGAGCGGATGGAGCGCTGGATGATCTTCCTGGCCTCGGTCGGCTCGACCGCCCCCTTCGTCGGCCTGTTCGGCACGGTCTGGGGCATCATGCATTCGTTCTCGGCGATCGCGGCGATGCACAACACCAATCTCGCCGTGGTGGCGCCGGGCATCGCCGAGGCGCTGTTCGCCACCGCGATCGGCCTGGTCGCGGCCATTCCGGCCGTGCTGGCCTACAACAAGATCAGCACCGACCTCGCGCGCTTCGCTGCCCGGCTGGAACAGTTCGCCACCGAGTTCGGTGCGATCCTGTCGCGCCAGAGCGAGGAGCGCGCCTGA
- the ybgC gene encoding tol-pal system-associated acyl-CoA thioesterase → MSERYESASQPGGHRYRLRTYYEDTDAGGVVYHANYLRFAERARTEALRDAGVPHAEMASQHGLIFMVHRLEVDYLAPARLDDALVVVTRAVSVRPASVQVRQSIFREGEERPLAVLEVRLACVRAADQRPGRVPARWHDALVSLS, encoded by the coding sequence ATGAGCGAACGATACGAATCGGCGTCGCAACCGGGCGGCCATCGTTATCGTTTGCGTACCTATTACGAGGACACCGATGCCGGCGGGGTGGTCTATCACGCCAACTATCTGCGATTCGCCGAGCGGGCGCGAACCGAAGCGTTGCGCGACGCCGGCGTTCCGCACGCGGAAATGGCATCACAGCATGGCCTAATCTTCATGGTGCATCGTCTCGAAGTGGATTATCTCGCACCGGCGCGGCTGGACGATGCGCTGGTGGTGGTGACGCGGGCGGTCTCGGTGCGGCCGGCCTCCGTGCAGGTGCGCCAGTCCATCTTCCGCGAGGGTGAGGAACGACCACTGGCGGTGCTGGAGGTGCGGCTGGCCTGTGTGCGGGCTGCCGACCAGCGCCCCGGGCGAGTGCCGGCCCGCTGGCATGACGCCCTGGTGTCGCTTTCGTAA
- the ruvB gene encoding Holliday junction branch migration DNA helicase RuvB: MSKDDRPVSPARAEEDAAEASLRPQTLAEFIGQKASRENLSIFIQAARARGEALDHVLLHGPPGLGKTTLAQIVARELGVGFRATSGPVIQRAGDLAAILTNLQPRDVLFIDEIHRLQPAIEEVLYPAMEDFQLDLIIGEGPAARSVRIDLAPFTLVGATTRAGLLATPLRDRFGIPLRLVFYTPEELELIVRRGAQKLGFGLTPEGASEIARRSRGTPRIAGRLLRRVRDFALVQGDDPVDRPTADAALRRLEVDRLGLDAMDRRYLRRIAEHHHGGPVGVETLAAALAEARDTLEDVVEPFLIQEGLVLRTSRGRMLGERGWKHLGLPPPAGTQPTLDLLGEEE, encoded by the coding sequence GTGAGCAAGGACGATCGCCCCGTCTCCCCCGCGCGCGCCGAGGAGGATGCCGCCGAGGCATCGTTGCGGCCGCAGACGCTCGCCGAGTTCATCGGCCAGAAGGCGTCGCGGGAGAACCTGTCCATCTTCATCCAGGCCGCGCGCGCCCGCGGCGAGGCGCTGGACCACGTGCTGCTGCACGGTCCGCCCGGCCTGGGCAAGACCACGCTGGCGCAGATCGTGGCGCGCGAGCTGGGCGTCGGCTTCCGCGCCACCTCCGGCCCGGTGATCCAGCGCGCCGGCGACCTCGCGGCGATCCTGACCAACCTGCAGCCGCGCGACGTGCTGTTCATCGACGAGATCCACCGGCTGCAGCCGGCGATCGAGGAAGTCCTTTATCCGGCGATGGAGGATTTCCAGCTCGACCTGATCATCGGAGAAGGGCCGGCGGCGCGCAGCGTGCGCATCGACCTCGCGCCCTTCACCCTGGTGGGCGCCACCACGCGGGCGGGGCTGCTCGCGACTCCGTTGCGGGATCGATTCGGCATCCCGCTGCGCCTGGTGTTCTACACGCCGGAGGAACTGGAACTGATCGTGCGCCGCGGCGCGCAGAAGCTGGGCTTCGGCCTGACGCCGGAGGGCGCGTCGGAGATCGCCCGGCGCAGCCGCGGCACGCCGCGCATCGCCGGGCGGCTGCTGCGGCGGGTGCGCGACTTCGCCCTGGTGCAGGGCGACGATCCGGTGGACCGCCCGACCGCCGACGCCGCGCTGCGGCGGCTGGAGGTGGACCGGCTGGGGCTCGATGCCATGGACCGGCGCTATCTGCGCCGCATCGCCGAGCACCACCATGGCGGCCCGGTCGGGGTGGAGACGCTGGCGGCGGCGCTGGCCGAGGCGCGCGACACGCTCGAGGACGTGGTGGAGCCCTTCCTGATCCAGGAGGGCCTGGTGCTGCGCACCAGCCGCGGGCGCATGCTGGGCGAGCGCGGCTGGAAGCATCTGGGGCTGCCGCCGCCCGCGGGCACGCAGCCGACGCTCGATCTGCTGGGAGAGGAAGAATGA
- the ruvA gene encoding Holliday junction branch migration protein RuvA codes for MIAQLRGRVEQIEADRCVIDVNGVGYLVQASTRTLAMLPAGEIATVLVETQVREDAITLFGFAEAAEREWFRLLTTVQGVGARVALNILSALSPRDLVGAIQAGDRGSLTRAQGVGAKLAVRLLTELREKAGGMPVGVGFSPVLPPPVGGVEADALSALLNLGYRRPEAAAALERVMQRLGDDAALDAVIREGLKELAR; via the coding sequence ATGATCGCGCAGCTCCGTGGCCGGGTCGAGCAGATCGAGGCCGATCGCTGCGTCATCGACGTGAACGGCGTCGGCTATCTGGTGCAGGCCTCCACCCGCACCCTGGCCATGCTGCCGGCCGGCGAGATCGCCACCGTGCTGGTCGAGACCCAGGTGCGGGAAGACGCCATCACCCTGTTCGGCTTCGCCGAGGCCGCCGAGCGGGAATGGTTCCGGCTGCTGACCACGGTGCAGGGGGTGGGGGCGCGGGTGGCGCTGAATATCCTCTCCGCCCTCTCGCCACGCGATCTGGTGGGGGCGATCCAGGCGGGCGACCGCGGCTCGCTGACGCGGGCGCAGGGCGTGGGGGCGAAGCTCGCGGTGCGGCTGCTGACGGAATTGCGCGAGAAGGCTGGCGGCATGCCGGTGGGGGTCGGCTTCTCGCCGGTGCTGCCGCCGCCGGTCGGCGGGGTGGAGGCGGATGCGCTGTCCGCCCTGTTGAACCTGGGCTACCGCCGGCCGGAGGCGGCGGCGGCGCTGGAGCGGGTGATGCAGCGGCTGGGCGATGACGCGGCGCTGGACGCGGTGATCCGCGAGGGCCTGAAGGAACTGGCAAGGTGA
- the ruvC gene encoding crossover junction endodeoxyribonuclease RuvC encodes MVCLLGIDPGLRFTGWGLVEADGNRLRHLGDGVIPTDSDDPVPERLRRLHEGLTALIAEYHPQEAAVEETYVNRNGASTLKLGYARGVALLVPALAGISVAEYGAMAVKQSVVGTGAASKDQVQMMVRRLLPGALIRRADAADALAVAICHAHHRATARRWAGVR; translated from the coding sequence CTGGTCTGCCTGCTCGGCATCGATCCTGGGTTGCGCTTCACCGGCTGGGGGCTGGTGGAGGCCGATGGCAACCGGTTGCGTCATCTCGGCGACGGGGTGATCCCCACCGATTCGGACGATCCGGTGCCGGAGCGGCTGCGCCGGCTGCACGAGGGGCTGACCGCGCTGATCGCCGAGTATCACCCGCAGGAGGCGGCGGTGGAGGAGACCTATGTCAACCGCAACGGTGCCTCCACGCTCAAGCTTGGCTATGCGCGCGGGGTGGCGTTGCTGGTGCCGGCGCTGGCGGGGATCTCGGTGGCGGAGTACGGCGCCATGGCGGTGAAGCAGTCGGTGGTCGGCACCGGCGCCGCGAGCAAGGATCAGGTGCAGATGATGGTGCGCCGGTTGCTGCCGGGGGCGCTGATCCGGCGCGCGGACGCGGCGGATGCGCTGGCGGTGGCGATCTGCCATGCGCATCACCGCGCGACGGCGCGGCGCTGGGCAGGGGTGCGATGA